The Nitrospira tepida genome includes a window with the following:
- a CDS encoding universal stress protein translates to MTARPDHAPRTILLATDFQAPARKAFAHAVSLAARFHAKLVILHVMKAVAAGPHGSGLGSRYLGPIKTAAMLELGRLARAAQHAGVKTETRLLCGIPWACILDAAEKMRPELIALGTHGKVGWDRLQLGSTAEAVVREAPCPVLTVHAMVSGDAFRHPARVRLRKFLVGTDLSGSTPVVLRHAAGLAKRLDASLLLVHAFGPGAKRRGMNQTFAMKKGTNVLSQDRRRQELNRWLSMLQAQGLPVEGRCLAGLPVETILGEAARWEADVVIVGTAGRRGLSRLMLGSVAEGVIRRAGCPVLVVGAAVSRKQPRHRGRS, encoded by the coding sequence ATGACTGCTCGACCCGACCATGCGCCGAGGACGATTCTCCTCGCCACGGATTTTCAGGCGCCCGCGAGAAAGGCCTTCGCGCACGCGGTTTCACTGGCCGCGCGGTTTCATGCTAAGCTCGTGATCCTCCACGTCATGAAGGCTGTGGCCGCGGGGCCCCATGGATCCGGGTTGGGCAGCCGGTACCTGGGGCCGATCAAGACCGCAGCCATGTTGGAACTGGGCCGTCTGGCCCGCGCCGCGCAGCATGCAGGCGTCAAGACGGAGACCAGGCTCCTGTGCGGCATTCCCTGGGCCTGTATCCTGGACGCGGCGGAGAAAATGCGGCCCGAGCTGATCGCCCTCGGCACGCATGGGAAAGTCGGGTGGGACCGGCTGCAACTCGGCAGCACGGCGGAAGCGGTCGTGCGGGAGGCGCCTTGCCCCGTGCTCACCGTTCACGCCATGGTGTCGGGGGATGCGTTTCGGCATCCCGCCCGGGTGCGGCTGCGCAAGTTTTTGGTCGGAACCGATCTCTCCGGCTCGACTCCGGTCGTGTTGCGTCATGCGGCGGGATTGGCCAAACGGCTCGATGCCTCGCTGTTGCTCGTCCACGCCTTCGGGCCGGGGGCGAAGCGGCGCGGCATGAACCAGACGTTCGCCATGAAGAAGGGAACAAACGTCTTGTCGCAGGATCGACGGCGGCAGGAACTGAACCGATGGCTCTCGATGCTTCAAGCCCAGGGTCTGCCGGTCGAGGGCCGCTGCCTCGCCGGGCTCCCCGTCGAGACGATCTTGGGAGAGGCTGCGCGCTGGGAAGCGGACGTGGTCATCGTGGGCACGGCGGGGCGCCGCGGGCTCTCCCGGTTGATGCTCGGCAGCGTCGCCGAAGGCGTCATCAGAAGAGCGGGCTGCCCGGTGTTGGTCGTGGGGGCGGCGGTAAGCCGAAAGCAGCCGAGACACCGGGGGCGATCGTGA
- a CDS encoding ABC-type transport auxiliary lipoprotein family protein has protein sequence MKGWRASRLAARMLAAGGLCCVLAGCFSVPRETRETVRTFVLTLDAQSNGADAPPAKPGAGLLVVNVPQAQPGFESPNMAYVQRPYEIGYYAAHQWAEAPSRMLQPLLVRTLERTGVWRAVMAMPTSVRGDVRLDLDQVVLVQEFLQRPSRVLVSLRAQLIAMPSYQVVGIRRFEMSEPAPTDDAYGGAVAANRALQILLKDLGDWAAGCVNARPAGAC, from the coding sequence ATGAAAGGATGGAGGGCGTCGAGGTTGGCGGCGCGCATGCTCGCGGCCGGCGGCCTCTGTTGCGTGCTGGCCGGGTGCTTCTCGGTCCCGCGCGAGACCCGCGAAACCGTCCGCACGTTCGTGTTGACGCTGGACGCCCAATCGAACGGAGCCGACGCGCCGCCGGCCAAGCCCGGCGCCGGCCTCCTGGTCGTGAACGTGCCGCAGGCGCAACCGGGGTTCGAATCGCCGAACATGGCCTACGTTCAGCGTCCCTATGAAATCGGCTATTACGCCGCCCATCAATGGGCCGAGGCGCCGTCGCGGATGCTCCAGCCCCTGCTGGTCCGGACGCTCGAACGGACCGGCGTCTGGCGGGCAGTGATGGCGATGCCGACGTCCGTGCGCGGCGATGTCCGCCTCGACCTGGACCAGGTCGTGCTCGTGCAGGAATTTCTGCAACGCCCGAGTCGGGTCCTGGTGAGCCTGCGCGCCCAACTGATCGCGATGCCTTCCTATCAGGTGGTCGGGATCCGGCGCTTCGAGATGAGCGAGCCGGCGCCGACCGACGATGCCTACGGCGGAGCGGTGGCGGCAAACCGGGCCCTGCAAATCTTGTTGAAGGACCTGGGCGACTGGGCCGCCGGCTGCGTCAACGCTCGCCCGGCCGGTGCCTGTTGA
- a CDS encoding MlaD family protein, translated as MEPRVKYIVVGSFIAALGVATLAGVLWLGKSDYRGQYDRYYVYTHESVSGLSENSIVRYRGVEVGRVKEIVLNPDNPEEVRITLDLVSGTPVKTDTVAILVTQGLTGLVTLNLNGGSRDAPPLTVEGQQEYPVIKSAPSLFGRLDMALSRLLSEQGLSQLVTSLTTLSQNAARVVDDENRAVLKQMLKDLAEMTHTLAARSDRLDRGVVGAAQAAENLASMTESLNKQIPSLVERINKSAAALQTMTEELAQTSRAVGAVVRDSQPELQQFTRQTLVETGQLVTEMRQLTATLQQVARQLEREPSSLVFGKGRGPRGPGE; from the coding sequence ATGGAACCCCGAGTCAAATACATAGTCGTCGGGTCCTTCATCGCCGCCCTCGGCGTGGCCACGCTGGCGGGCGTGCTGTGGCTGGGCAAGTCGGACTATCGAGGCCAGTACGACCGCTATTACGTCTATACGCACGAGTCCGTGTCGGGGCTGAGCGAGAATTCGATCGTCCGCTATCGCGGAGTGGAAGTGGGGCGGGTCAAGGAGATCGTGTTGAATCCGGACAATCCGGAAGAGGTGCGGATCACCCTCGACCTTGTCAGCGGCACGCCGGTCAAGACCGACACGGTGGCCATCCTGGTCACGCAGGGCCTGACCGGCTTGGTGACGTTGAACCTGAACGGCGGAAGCCGAGACGCCCCGCCCTTGACCGTGGAGGGCCAGCAGGAATACCCGGTGATCAAGAGCGCGCCCTCGCTGTTCGGCCGGCTCGACATGGCGCTTTCCCGGCTCCTGTCCGAGCAGGGGCTCTCGCAACTGGTTACGAGCCTCACCACGTTGAGCCAGAACGCGGCGCGGGTGGTGGACGACGAAAATCGCGCTGTGCTCAAGCAGATGCTCAAGGATCTGGCGGAGATGACCCATACGCTCGCGGCCCGGAGCGACCGGCTGGACCGAGGGGTCGTGGGCGCCGCCCAGGCGGCGGAGAACCTGGCCTCCATGACCGAATCCCTCAACAAGCAGATCCCGTCGTTGGTCGAGCGCATCAACAAGAGCGCGGCGGCGCTGCAAACGATGACGGAGGAACTGGCGCAGACGAGCCGGGCCGTCGGGGCGGTCGTGCGGGACAGCCAGCCGGAGCTGCAACAGTTCACCAGGCAGACGCTGGTCGAGACCGGCCAGCTCGTCACGGAGATGCGGCAGCTCACCGCGACCTTGCAGCAGGTGGCCAGGCAACTGGAGCGGGAACCCAGCTCGCTCGTGTTCGGCAAGGGGCGGGGCCCGCGCGGGCCAGGAGAGTGA
- a CDS encoding ABC transporter ATP-binding protein: MIQADSSAAVAASPIIEVSHVSTRFGTAVVHRDVSLSVRPGEIFAIAGGSGCGKSVLMREIIGLHRPTSGTVRLFGLDSATYRAGRAPALYQRFGVMFQQGALFSSLTLEDNVAVPLREFTSLSERLIRDIVAVKLAAVGLPMDSGPKYPAELSGGMRKRGALARAIAMDPELLFLDEPTSGLDPMSSAGIDELILNLKSLLGLTVVMVTHDLDLLWRVADRVAVIGDGRVLGIGTMAELSRSEEPGVKQYFHGPRGRGAAAKHAWNPESNT; encoded by the coding sequence ATGATCCAGGCTGACAGTTCGGCGGCCGTTGCGGCGAGTCCGATCATCGAGGTGAGCCATGTGAGCACCAGGTTCGGGACCGCGGTCGTGCACCGGGACGTGAGCCTCTCGGTCAGGCCGGGGGAGATCTTTGCCATCGCCGGCGGCAGCGGCTGCGGGAAATCGGTGCTGATGCGGGAGATCATCGGCCTGCACCGGCCCACCTCGGGAACCGTGCGGCTGTTCGGTCTGGACAGCGCGACCTACCGGGCCGGCCGCGCCCCCGCCCTGTACCAACGGTTCGGGGTCATGTTTCAACAGGGCGCCCTGTTCAGCTCGCTGACGCTCGAAGACAATGTGGCGGTGCCGCTGCGGGAATTCACGTCGCTCAGCGAGCGGCTGATCCGCGACATCGTGGCCGTGAAGCTCGCCGCGGTCGGGTTGCCGATGGACAGCGGACCGAAGTATCCGGCCGAGCTGAGCGGCGGCATGCGCAAACGCGGGGCCCTGGCCCGCGCGATCGCCATGGACCCGGAGCTGCTGTTTCTCGACGAGCCGACTTCCGGCCTCGATCCGATGAGCTCGGCCGGCATCGACGAGCTGATCCTGAATTTGAAGTCGCTGCTCGGCCTGACGGTGGTCATGGTCACGCACGATCTGGACCTGCTCTGGCGGGTCGCCGACCGGGTCGCGGTCATCGGCGACGGCCGCGTGCTGGGCATCGGCACGATGGCCGAGCTGTCTCGATCCGAGGAGCCGGGCGTCAAACAGTATTTTCATGGGCCTCGAGGACGCGGAGCGGCCGCCAAACACGCATGGAACCCCGAGTCAAATACATAG
- a CDS encoding MlaE family ABC transporter permease, giving the protein MNQHAAPMIRVDQDGVVHCDGAWTVAQLADLEPAVEACVWPPVKHLKWDTSGMTAMDAGGAVLMYRTMAELQRRGYAVTVQGVRKEFGRLLERVGQTWAVTKELPAARLGPLERLGAGAWTAGLNLVQALAFLGESASAGGRLALAPGHIRWRTVFRNVELDGVNALPITGLLTFLMGVVIAYQGAEQLRQFGANIFVVDLVGISLLREIAPIIVAILLAGRSGSAYAAEIGTMRVTEELDAIRTLGLSPIDLLVMPRVLALIIAMPLLTVYADALGVFGGMLIALSELNVSFTEFISRFEEAVALRHFLIGIGKAPFFALIIALVGCYQGFQIQGGVDQVGRRTTMSVVQSIFLVIVFDAFCSILFNWWNV; this is encoded by the coding sequence ATGAACCAGCACGCGGCGCCGATGATCAGGGTGGATCAGGACGGGGTCGTCCATTGCGACGGAGCCTGGACGGTCGCTCAACTGGCCGATCTGGAACCGGCCGTCGAGGCCTGTGTCTGGCCTCCGGTCAAGCATTTGAAGTGGGACACCAGCGGCATGACCGCGATGGATGCCGGCGGCGCGGTCCTGATGTACCGGACCATGGCCGAGTTGCAACGGCGGGGATACGCCGTCACGGTCCAGGGGGTCCGCAAAGAATTCGGCCGGCTCCTCGAACGGGTCGGACAGACCTGGGCCGTGACCAAGGAACTCCCGGCGGCCCGCTTGGGTCCGTTGGAACGGCTGGGCGCGGGCGCCTGGACGGCCGGCCTCAATCTCGTGCAGGCCCTCGCTTTTCTCGGCGAAAGCGCGAGCGCCGGCGGACGCCTGGCCTTGGCGCCTGGCCACATCCGGTGGCGGACCGTCTTCCGGAACGTGGAGCTGGACGGGGTCAATGCGTTGCCGATCACGGGGCTGCTGACGTTCCTGATGGGCGTCGTCATCGCCTATCAGGGGGCGGAGCAACTGCGCCAGTTCGGCGCGAACATCTTCGTCGTGGACCTGGTCGGGATTTCGCTGTTGCGCGAGATCGCGCCGATCATCGTGGCGATTCTCCTGGCCGGTCGGTCCGGCTCGGCCTATGCCGCCGAGATCGGGACGATGAGGGTGACGGAGGAGCTGGATGCGATCCGCACGCTCGGATTGTCGCCGATCGACCTGCTTGTGATGCCGCGCGTGCTGGCCCTGATCATCGCGATGCCCCTGCTCACGGTCTATGCCGACGCACTCGGGGTGTTCGGGGGCATGCTGATCGCGCTGAGCGAGCTGAACGTCAGCTTTACGGAATTCATCTCGCGGTTCGAGGAAGCGGTCGCGCTGCGGCATTTTCTGATCGGGATCGGCAAGGCGCCGTTCTTCGCGCTGATCATCGCGCTGGTGGGCTGCTACCAGGGGTTTCAGATTCAAGGCGGGGTGGACCAGGTCGGCCGGCGCACGACGATGAGCGTGGTTCAGAGCATCTTCCTGGTGATCGTGTTCGACGCCTTTTGCAGCATCCTGTTCAATTGGTGGAATGTGTAA
- a CDS encoding DUF1207 domain-containing protein, translating into MAATGSGARRWLWTTVAAVTVVCWSGLVLAAGPGPDGSGDKEERPAVDCRYESGAAGDEATEARSKGVPFPSDDVFRPLFADPKQPQFFATYQAVRVRQANTSANIGSVGFGENFGLYSKRRGCNGWQVGILAGVFSQFNLDAPSSDLLNTDFVVGIPVSWRSGLVSLRARLYHQSSHLGDEFLLGNPGLNRVNLSFEEAEALLSLDAPGGWGRIYAGGGYLLHRTPDLERGKAQWGVELRGPTMRSLLFGETVGALRVTPVLGADFKSFEELAWNVNTNAVAGIEWSRETGTRRFRLLFNYYRGFNPYGQFFNQKIETFGVGLYLAF; encoded by the coding sequence ATGGCCGCTACAGGATCGGGCGCCCGACGATGGCTCTGGACCACGGTTGCGGCAGTCACAGTGGTCTGTTGGTCCGGCCTAGTCCTGGCCGCCGGCCCGGGGCCCGATGGGAGCGGGGACAAGGAAGAGAGACCTGCCGTCGATTGCCGCTACGAATCGGGGGCCGCCGGCGACGAGGCAACGGAAGCCCGCTCCAAAGGGGTGCCCTTCCCGAGCGACGATGTATTCCGGCCCCTGTTCGCCGACCCCAAACAGCCGCAATTCTTCGCGACCTACCAGGCGGTTCGCGTGAGACAGGCCAATACCTCGGCCAACATCGGATCGGTCGGGTTCGGGGAAAATTTTGGGTTGTATTCGAAGCGCCGGGGCTGCAACGGCTGGCAAGTCGGGATTTTGGCCGGGGTCTTTTCGCAGTTCAATCTGGATGCGCCGTCCTCGGATCTGCTCAATACCGACTTCGTGGTCGGCATTCCGGTGAGCTGGCGGAGCGGGCTGGTCTCGCTGCGCGCGCGCTTGTACCATCAGAGCAGCCATCTCGGTGACGAGTTTCTCCTCGGCAATCCGGGACTCAACCGGGTGAACCTGAGTTTTGAAGAGGCCGAAGCGCTGTTGTCGCTCGACGCGCCGGGCGGCTGGGGGCGGATCTATGCGGGCGGCGGCTATCTCCTGCACCGGACTCCGGATCTGGAACGGGGCAAGGCACAGTGGGGCGTTGAACTCCGCGGTCCCACCATGCGCTCGCTGCTGTTTGGCGAAACCGTCGGGGCGCTGCGGGTGACGCCGGTGTTGGGAGCGGACTTCAAATCGTTCGAGGAACTGGCCTGGAACGTCAACACCAACGCCGTCGCCGGCATCGAATGGTCGCGGGAGACGGGGACGCGCCGGTTTCGCCTGTTGTTCAACTATTATCGGGGCTTCAATCCCTACGGGCAATTCTTCAATCAAAAGATTGAAACATTCGGCGTGGGGCTCTATCTGGCGTTCTGA
- a CDS encoding ABC transporter permease — protein MSGPGAIPVRRAALWWRRLAVMTRKELWQLFRDIPLMGFLLYSFTLSVYITGSGIQTQLRNAGLLVFDADHSLSSRELIHRFHAPYFRFDGEIANPDEGFQRLDRGRSMVLLDIPARFQESLLAGEPVALQLLVDTTNSPQGLSAAGYAARIVGQYGQEAALARIGAPDGSEPNLPVIASDHRVWYNQDQNETWFESISHLLRMITIFAMLLPAAALVREKERGTVEQLMVSPLTPMQIMLSKVLAMTAVILCAVAVALFGVMRPVFGVPVKGSVPLFFALTVLFVFSTAGMGLFAATVTRNQAQVGMMTLLVVAPMLLLSGITTPLEAMPAWVRNLMALSPLRYFIEITHGILLKGAGLQILWQPVLAMTALGGTLFGIGTWRFRKQFA, from the coding sequence ATGAGCGGCCCGGGCGCCATTCCCGTCCGGCGCGCCGCACTGTGGTGGCGGCGGCTGGCCGTGATGACGCGCAAGGAACTGTGGCAGTTGTTCCGCGACATTCCGCTCATGGGGTTTCTCCTCTATTCGTTCACCCTCTCCGTGTACATCACGGGGAGCGGCATCCAGACCCAGTTGCGGAACGCCGGCCTGCTGGTCTTCGACGCGGATCACAGCCTGTCCTCGCGGGAACTCATCCATCGGTTTCATGCCCCCTATTTCCGGTTCGACGGCGAGATTGCCAATCCGGACGAAGGATTCCAGCGGCTCGACCGGGGCCGGTCGATGGTCCTGCTGGACATCCCCGCCCGGTTTCAGGAATCCCTGCTGGCCGGAGAGCCCGTCGCCCTGCAACTGTTGGTGGATACGACCAATTCGCCGCAGGGGCTCTCGGCCGCCGGGTACGCGGCTCGCATCGTCGGGCAGTACGGCCAGGAGGCGGCGCTGGCGCGCATTGGCGCGCCGGACGGCTCCGAGCCGAACCTCCCGGTCATCGCGAGCGACCATCGCGTCTGGTACAACCAGGACCAGAATGAAACCTGGTTCGAATCCATCTCCCACCTGCTCCGCATGATTACGATCTTCGCAATGCTGCTGCCGGCGGCGGCGCTGGTGCGCGAGAAAGAGCGCGGCACGGTGGAACAGTTGATGGTCTCGCCGCTCACCCCGATGCAGATCATGCTGTCGAAGGTGCTCGCGATGACAGCGGTGATCCTCTGCGCGGTGGCGGTGGCGCTGTTCGGCGTCATGCGACCGGTGTTCGGGGTGCCGGTCAAAGGCAGCGTGCCGCTGTTCTTTGCGCTCACGGTGCTGTTCGTGTTCAGCACGGCCGGCATGGGGTTGTTCGCGGCGACGGTCACGCGCAACCAGGCGCAGGTGGGGATGATGACGCTCTTGGTCGTCGCTCCGATGCTGCTCCTGTCGGGGATCACGACGCCCTTGGAGGCGATGCCCGCCTGGGTGCGCAATCTGATGGCCCTGTCGCCGCTCCGGTACTTCATCGAAATCACCCACGGCATTCTGCTGAAGGGCGCAGGCCTGCAGATTCTGTGGCAGCCGGTGCTGGCCATGACGGCGCTTGGCGGCACATTGTTCGGAATTGGGACGTGGCGGTTCCGGAAACAGTTTGCATGA
- a CDS encoding ABC transporter permease encodes MTFRRVAAVASKEWRETTRDRMFLLLAFLMPALWMVVFGYGLVLDVEQIPFVAVDRDQSELSRDYLYRFIQSRYFSYRGSLAGEAEADAWLLSGKARAVIIVPEKFQERLRSGLPVSVQTLLDGTFPLRTDITKGYVVAINGALNEELLADHLSRNRGLTRAKARELARPVTLEVRYLYNEEVRSTWSTVPALVMLSLMVSSPLLTALGVVREKETGSIYNIYSATVSRLEFLAGKLLPYVAISLINVVVLWLMAVLLFAVPFKGNPLLFFASSFVFVLASTGIGLVISLLVRTQQAALIITVVVSTVPTILFSGLVVPVSSLSRAAQFQAHLFPGMYHTNIVRGTFLKDVGPAVLWTDVLALALYAAVLGIVGYRLFSKRPRS; translated from the coding sequence ATGACGTTCCGGCGCGTGGCGGCGGTGGCCTCCAAAGAATGGCGGGAGACCACCCGTGATCGGATGTTCCTGTTGCTCGCGTTCCTGATGCCGGCGCTCTGGATGGTCGTGTTCGGCTACGGTCTGGTGTTGGACGTGGAGCAGATTCCGTTCGTGGCCGTCGACCGGGATCAGAGCGAGTTGAGCCGGGATTACCTGTACCGGTTCATCCAGTCGCGGTATTTCAGCTATCGAGGCTCCCTCGCGGGCGAGGCCGAGGCCGATGCCTGGTTGCTGAGCGGCAAGGCTCGGGCGGTCATCATCGTGCCGGAGAAGTTCCAGGAGCGGTTGCGGTCGGGACTACCGGTGAGCGTCCAGACGCTGCTGGACGGCACGTTTCCTCTGCGGACGGATATTACCAAGGGGTACGTCGTCGCGATCAACGGCGCGCTCAACGAAGAACTCCTTGCGGATCATCTGTCGCGGAACCGGGGCCTCACCCGCGCGAAGGCTCGGGAACTCGCCAGGCCGGTCACGCTGGAGGTGCGCTACCTCTACAATGAAGAGGTGCGGAGCACCTGGTCCACGGTCCCGGCGCTCGTCATGTTGTCGCTCATGGTGTCGTCGCCGCTCCTCACCGCGCTCGGCGTGGTGCGGGAGAAAGAAACCGGGTCCATTTACAACATCTACAGCGCCACGGTGAGCCGGCTCGAGTTTCTGGCCGGCAAGTTGCTGCCCTACGTCGCCATCTCCCTCATCAACGTCGTGGTCTTGTGGCTCATGGCCGTGCTCCTCTTCGCGGTCCCGTTCAAAGGCAACCCGCTCTTGTTCTTCGCGTCCTCGTTCGTGTTCGTGCTGGCCAGCACCGGCATCGGGCTCGTCATCTCGCTGCTGGTCCGGACGCAGCAGGCCGCCTTGATCATCACCGTGGTGGTGAGCACGGTGCCCACCATCCTGTTTTCCGGTCTGGTCGTGCCGGTCTCCTCCTTAAGCCGGGCGGCGCAATTTCAAGCCCATCTGTTTCCCGGCATGTACCACACGAACATCGTCCGCGGCACCTTCCTCAAGGATGTGGGGCCGGCCGTGTTGTGGACGGACGTCCTCGCGCTGGCGCTCTATGCGGCGGTGCTGGGCATCGTCGGCTATCGACTGTTCAGCAAGAGGCCCAGGTCATGA
- a CDS encoding ATP-binding cassette domain-containing protein: MADDQTIVRVSGFVKRYKRHVAVQGVDLEVRRGEIYGLIGPDGSGKSSLMKAIAGVLSYEAGEVEVFGIRVDSERAAEQVKQRIGFLPQGLGLNLYPELSVEENIDFFARLRLVPEAELRERKARLLAMTRLDRFRDRPMKQLSGGMKQKLGLICTLIHEPELAILDEPTTGVDPVSRRDFWIILAELLQERGMTALVSTAYMDEAARFHRLSFLSQGVTLTVGRPADILAMVPGVKVVLQATLQLEALERLKREFPQAEALGPAIHVFLQDPDPATAVRRVQAVLGEFPAPHIRTEASELEDVFVALLLRQSGQTGQAAAAEWTPPASERNTHEGVAIEAKDLSRDFGAFRAVDRVGFRVKQGEIFGLLGANGAGKTTVIKMLTGILPPSEGEGWVAGADMRGAAGTIKERIGYMSQAFSLYLDLTVVENIRLFAGIYGLSGRETRERLEWILAMAGLKGYETDLTGRLPMGVRQRLALGCALVHRPRVLFLDEPTSGVDPIGRRRFWDILSRLSREDGVAILITTHYMSEAEHCDHLALMYAGRVVAEGAPADMKSRVEEEAGRLLEIRTDQPSPALKRLEQAGYAGAALFGTNIHLLASDPAREESRIRRMLEAERIRVDAVTQLPLSLEDVFVYRVMSLERQERRTAKEAAA, translated from the coding sequence ATGGCTGACGATCAAACGATTGTGCGCGTCTCCGGCTTCGTCAAGCGCTACAAGAGGCACGTCGCCGTGCAGGGCGTGGATCTCGAAGTCCGGCGTGGAGAGATCTACGGCCTCATCGGGCCTGATGGCTCCGGCAAGAGCAGCCTGATGAAGGCGATCGCCGGGGTCCTGTCGTACGAGGCCGGTGAAGTCGAGGTGTTTGGAATACGGGTGGATTCGGAACGGGCCGCCGAACAGGTGAAACAGCGGATCGGGTTCCTTCCTCAGGGCCTGGGGCTGAACCTCTACCCGGAACTTTCCGTCGAGGAGAACATCGACTTCTTCGCCCGCCTGCGATTAGTCCCGGAGGCCGAACTTCGCGAGCGCAAGGCTCGGCTGCTGGCGATGACCCGACTCGATCGTTTCCGCGACAGGCCGATGAAGCAGCTTTCGGGCGGGATGAAGCAGAAGCTCGGGTTGATCTGCACGCTGATTCATGAGCCGGAGCTGGCCATCCTTGACGAGCCGACGACCGGCGTCGATCCCGTCTCGCGACGCGACTTCTGGATCATCCTCGCCGAGCTTCTTCAGGAACGCGGCATGACGGCGCTGGTTTCGACCGCCTACATGGATGAAGCGGCCCGCTTTCACCGATTGTCGTTTCTTTCGCAGGGCGTCACCTTGACCGTCGGCAGGCCCGCGGACATTCTCGCGATGGTTCCGGGCGTCAAGGTCGTGCTCCAAGCGACCCTGCAACTGGAGGCATTGGAGCGGTTGAAGCGGGAGTTTCCGCAGGCGGAAGCGCTCGGTCCGGCGATACATGTCTTTCTGCAGGACCCTGATCCGGCGACGGCCGTGCGGCGCGTCCAAGCGGTGCTCGGCGAATTCCCCGCCCCGCACATCCGCACGGAGGCCTCCGAACTCGAGGACGTCTTTGTCGCCCTGTTGCTCCGGCAATCGGGGCAAACCGGCCAAGCGGCGGCTGCGGAATGGACACCTCCGGCGTCCGAGCGAAACACGCACGAGGGGGTGGCCATCGAAGCGAAGGACTTGAGCCGGGACTTCGGGGCGTTTCGGGCGGTGGATCGCGTCGGCTTCCGCGTGAAACAGGGGGAGATCTTCGGCCTCTTGGGAGCCAATGGAGCGGGCAAAACCACCGTCATCAAGATGCTGACCGGCATTCTCCCGCCGTCGGAGGGTGAGGGGTGGGTGGCCGGCGCCGACATGCGCGGCGCCGCCGGGACGATCAAGGAGCGGATCGGCTATATGTCCCAGGCCTTTTCCCTGTATCTGGATTTGACCGTGGTGGAGAACATCCGGCTCTTTGCCGGGATCTATGGATTGAGCGGGCGGGAAACCCGTGAACGGTTGGAGTGGATTTTGGCGATGGCGGGCCTCAAGGGTTACGAAACGGATCTGACGGGCCGGCTTCCCATGGGCGTGCGGCAGCGTTTGGCATTGGGCTGCGCGCTGGTCCATCGGCCGCGCGTGCTGTTTCTCGATGAGCCGACCTCCGGGGTGGACCCGATCGGCCGGCGCCGCTTCTGGGACATCCTGTCTCGACTGTCCCGCGAGGATGGCGTCGCAATCCTGATCACGACCCACTATATGAGCGAAGCGGAACATTGCGATCACCTGGCCCTGATGTATGCTGGCCGCGTGGTCGCCGAGGGGGCGCCCGCCGACATGAAAAGTCGGGTAGAAGAGGAGGCGGGCCGGCTCCTGGAGATCCGGACGGACCAACCCTCCCCGGCGCTCAAGCGGCTGGAACAGGCCGGATATGCCGGTGCGGCGCTGTTCGGGACGAACATTCACCTGTTGGCCTCCGATCCGGCCCGCGAAGAGTCGAGGATTCGGAGGATGTTGGAGGCGGAACGCATTCGGGTCGATGCGGTGACCCAGTTGCCGCTGAGCCTGGAAGACGTGTTTGTCTATCGCGTGATGTCGCTCGAGCGGCAGGAGCGGCGGACGGCCAAGGAGGCGGCGGCATGA